One window from the genome of Hyalangium ruber encodes:
- a CDS encoding S8 family peptidase — protein sequence MRSYLLVPKESIETQARDGVRGTARGERQLQRSTALRFAGAERAAETLQQLGLRSATLPGARPSVSKQPKGKGGKGSRGNVVRAQATVMPGGPVQELTGSEAGSYRYMPLIGATMAHFYSDKAEHSARGELAGEFEFIPDVVPLSFPGPVAGETGPRNRGMSSLAEREWPDECGVPLAHAQGIRGAGVMLGVLDTGVDADHPEHASKVIQFRYVSLFPNSPHTPARDIRGFDPDGHGTHVCGIAAGVHHGVAPEVDLYVASVIESETIRTSLGRVAAGMEWLLHQFSRPENATRPAVVNLSLGFPVVCPPGITEADYRLNLRALRTMLRRLLDSNVLPVVAAGNSGPNTVGYPAGFPEALAIGAVDFDRKVASFSASGVVEKRSVPDVMGYGVNIYSSTERRCNNQAFYERMSGTSMAAPYVAGIAALYRCRAPDLTALEVKDLIMANAVKLKRSPGHRTGKGLAVYR from the coding sequence ATGAGGTCCTATCTGTTGGTTCCCAAGGAGAGCATCGAGACCCAGGCGCGCGATGGGGTACGGGGGACTGCGCGGGGTGAGCGGCAGCTCCAGCGCTCCACGGCGCTGCGGTTCGCCGGCGCCGAGCGAGCGGCCGAGACGCTGCAGCAGCTCGGGCTGCGCTCGGCCACGCTGCCGGGCGCGCGTCCCTCCGTCAGCAAGCAGCCCAAGGGCAAGGGAGGCAAGGGCAGCCGGGGCAATGTCGTCCGGGCCCAGGCCACGGTCATGCCCGGCGGCCCGGTGCAGGAGCTGACCGGCTCGGAGGCGGGCAGCTACCGCTACATGCCGCTCATCGGCGCGACGATGGCGCACTTCTACTCGGACAAGGCCGAGCACTCCGCGCGCGGAGAGCTGGCCGGAGAGTTCGAGTTCATCCCGGACGTGGTGCCGCTGTCCTTCCCTGGCCCGGTGGCTGGAGAGACGGGCCCGCGCAACCGAGGCATGTCCTCGCTGGCCGAGCGAGAGTGGCCTGACGAGTGCGGCGTGCCGCTGGCTCACGCTCAGGGCATCCGCGGCGCTGGAGTCATGCTCGGCGTGCTCGACACCGGCGTGGACGCCGACCACCCCGAGCACGCCAGCAAGGTCATCCAGTTCCGCTACGTCTCGCTGTTCCCCAACTCGCCCCACACCCCGGCGCGGGACATCCGCGGCTTCGATCCGGATGGCCACGGCACGCACGTGTGCGGCATCGCCGCGGGGGTCCACCACGGTGTGGCCCCGGAGGTGGACCTCTACGTCGCCTCGGTGATTGAGTCGGAGACCATCCGCACCAGCCTCGGCCGCGTGGCCGCCGGCATGGAGTGGCTGCTGCACCAGTTCTCCCGCCCGGAGAACGCGACGCGGCCCGCGGTGGTGAACCTGTCCCTGGGCTTCCCGGTGGTCTGCCCTCCGGGGATCACCGAAGCCGACTACCGGCTCAACCTGCGCGCCCTGCGCACCATGCTGCGTCGGCTGCTGGACAGCAACGTGCTGCCCGTTGTTGCGGCAGGCAACAGTGGACCGAACACGGTTGGTTACCCAGCAGGCTTTCCGGAGGCACTGGCCATCGGTGCAGTCGACTTCGACAGGAAAGTGGCCAGCTTCTCGGCCAGCGGTGTGGTGGAGAAGCGCTCCGTCCCAGACGTCATGGGCTACGGTGTTAACATCTATTCAAGTACGGAACGGCGCTGCAACAACCAGGCGTTTTATGAGAGAATGAGTGGCACCAGCATGGCTGCCCCTTATGTTGCTGGTATTGCAGCACTGTATCGTTGCCGTGCTCCTGACTTGACGGCGCTCGAGGTGAAGGATTTGATTATGGCCAACGCAGTCAAGCTCAAGCGCTCGCCGGGACACCGAACGGGCAAGGGTTTGGCTGTGTATCGCTGA
- a CDS encoding S8 family peptidase, whose protein sequence is MKAVLPPGVHYTGEIHVKLRETGSGTRLAMARAPSRRTLTAIARSAGVRAVGAVVDGLPAPTFRGARMSADLPRVVPGGELARWHTVKLPGSGGSKKPKGARPSGAPQGVAMAMRGSAAPAMPAGPSPDEVWNAVHALMEQPEVEYAEPDAVLVHPTVELPEPPGKNFPRDWHLRAIRAPQAWRLFEKAGRLPGEGILIGHLDTGWSAHPAVPGPDRLLPGVDLWDRHRPDARDPLESGMGLSPGHGTATLCLLAANHEDYQGVATYASVLPVRVSPSVVQVGSHALALGILHCVSQGAQVISISMGGLPSRLWADAVNHAYEQGVVVCAAAGNHFPLGGSLRTPTSVVYPARFHRVLAVSGITQGLKRYRFNDRMSGNDGPEVDLCAPTPDVLWALPPEDYRPGRGTSTATPQVAGAAALWLSYHRQTLEDFSPVERVEACRRALLLGASDVGPYPYHPRPEEPARKYNEYFGDGRLNVEATLRIKPIRGLQPQPRDDVSWALLKLLGVGRPVAPAGAPVDADQVELLWATHTVGVQRAVQTSIASVVSERLRARLELP, encoded by the coding sequence ATGAAGGCCGTGCTGCCGCCCGGTGTGCATTACACGGGAGAGATCCACGTCAAGCTGCGAGAGACCGGTTCGGGGACGCGCCTGGCGATGGCGCGAGCGCCGAGCCGTCGCACGCTCACGGCCATCGCCCGGTCCGCGGGAGTGCGCGCGGTGGGCGCGGTGGTGGACGGGTTGCCGGCCCCCACCTTTCGCGGCGCGCGGATGTCGGCGGACCTGCCCCGGGTGGTGCCGGGGGGCGAGCTGGCGCGCTGGCACACCGTGAAGCTGCCGGGAAGCGGCGGCTCGAAGAAGCCCAAGGGCGCGCGGCCGTCTGGGGCTCCCCAGGGCGTGGCGATGGCGATGCGGGGAAGCGCCGCGCCCGCCATGCCCGCCGGCCCGTCCCCGGACGAGGTGTGGAACGCGGTACACGCACTGATGGAGCAGCCGGAGGTGGAGTACGCCGAGCCGGACGCGGTGCTGGTACACCCCACCGTCGAGCTCCCCGAGCCCCCGGGGAAGAACTTCCCGAGGGACTGGCACCTGCGCGCCATCCGGGCGCCGCAGGCGTGGCGGCTCTTCGAGAAGGCGGGGCGCCTGCCCGGAGAGGGCATCCTCATCGGGCACCTGGACACCGGCTGGTCGGCGCACCCCGCGGTGCCCGGACCGGATCGGCTCCTGCCCGGGGTGGACCTGTGGGACCGGCACCGCCCCGACGCGAGGGATCCGCTCGAGTCGGGCATGGGCCTGTCGCCAGGGCACGGCACGGCGACGCTGTGCCTGCTGGCGGCCAACCACGAGGACTACCAGGGAGTGGCCACCTACGCCTCGGTGCTGCCGGTGCGCGTGTCGCCCTCGGTGGTGCAGGTGGGCAGCCACGCGCTGGCGCTGGGCATCCTCCACTGCGTGAGCCAGGGCGCGCAGGTGATCAGCATCAGCATGGGAGGGCTGCCCAGCCGGCTCTGGGCGGACGCGGTCAACCACGCATACGAGCAGGGCGTGGTGGTGTGCGCGGCGGCCGGCAACCACTTCCCGCTCGGCGGCTCGCTGCGGACGCCGACGAGTGTCGTCTACCCGGCGCGCTTCCACCGGGTGCTGGCCGTGTCCGGAATCACTCAGGGGCTGAAGCGTTACCGCTTCAATGATCGCATGTCGGGCAACGACGGGCCGGAGGTGGACCTGTGCGCGCCGACCCCCGACGTGCTGTGGGCCCTGCCGCCCGAGGACTACCGTCCGGGCAGGGGCACCTCCACCGCCACGCCCCAGGTGGCCGGAGCCGCCGCGCTCTGGTTGTCCTACCACCGCCAGACGTTGGAGGACTTCTCACCCGTAGAGCGGGTGGAGGCCTGCCGTCGCGCGCTGTTGCTGGGCGCAAGCGACGTGGGACCCTACCCGTATCATCCTCGGCCGGAGGAGCCGGCGCGCAAGTACAACGAGTACTTCGGAGACGGCCGTTTGAATGTGGAGGCGACCCTGCGCATCAAGCCCATTCGGGGCTTGCAGCCCCAGCCGAGGGATGACGTGAGCTGGGCGCTCTTGAAGCTGCTCGGAGTGGGGCGCCCCGTGGCCCCTGCAGGCGCACCGGTGGACGCGGACCAGGTGGAGTTGCTCTGGGCCACGCACACGGTGGGCGTGCAGCGGGCCGTCCAGACTTCTATTGCTTCTGTCGTGTCCGAGAGGCTCCGGGCGCGGCTGGAGTTGCCATGA
- a CDS encoding prolipoprotein diacylglyceryl transferase, with translation MIPYVNPHSLKIGPIEPFGIFVALGIFLAARIIVKQSERQGLDPNPIHDYAPWGVGVGVVVGHLVHLLFYHPEELSKSPFQILKVWDGLSSFGGLLGGIIAAIVFFRIRKVSFAKYADAFALGVAPGWAVARIGCFIAHDHPGLRTDFFLAVNFPVERYGGPRHDLGLYDAVLLFAITGLLFALRNSGKLQNRLLHLFAIIYAAGRFFFDFMRATDLSYVDARYLGLTPAQFGCILLVIYGVWGLVTKRSPQGGASAASGGAVGSTR, from the coding sequence TTGATTCCCTACGTCAACCCGCACTCGCTGAAGATCGGCCCCATCGAGCCCTTCGGCATCTTCGTCGCGCTCGGCATCTTCCTGGCGGCCCGCATCATCGTGAAGCAGTCGGAGCGGCAGGGGCTCGACCCCAACCCCATTCATGACTACGCGCCCTGGGGCGTCGGCGTCGGCGTCGTCGTGGGGCACCTGGTCCACCTGCTCTTCTACCACCCCGAGGAGCTCTCCAAGAGCCCGTTCCAGATCCTCAAGGTGTGGGATGGCCTGTCCTCCTTCGGCGGCCTGCTGGGCGGCATCATCGCCGCCATCGTCTTCTTCCGGATTCGCAAGGTGAGCTTCGCCAAGTACGCCGATGCCTTCGCGCTCGGCGTGGCCCCCGGCTGGGCCGTGGCCCGCATCGGCTGCTTCATCGCCCACGACCACCCGGGCCTGCGCACCGACTTCTTCCTCGCCGTGAACTTCCCCGTCGAGCGCTACGGCGGGCCCCGGCACGACCTCGGCCTCTATGACGCCGTGCTGCTGTTCGCCATCACCGGTCTGCTCTTCGCCCTGCGCAACTCCGGCAAGCTGCAGAACCGCCTGCTGCACCTGTTCGCGATCATCTACGCCGCCGGCCGCTTCTTCTTCGACTTCATGCGCGCCACCGACTTGAGCTACGTCGACGCCCGCTACCTCGGCCTCACCCCCGCCCAGTTCGGCTGCATCCTGCTCGTCATCTACGGCGTCTGGGGGCTGGTGACGAAGCGCTCGCCCCAGGGCGGAGCCTCGGCGGCCTCGGGCGGCGCCGTGGGGAGCACTCGGTAG
- a CDS encoding class I SAM-dependent methyltransferase produces MKALLYDALMAPLGWMGLTEARQRLVAGVHSKVLEVGAGTGLALPGYPEDVDSITALDIDPDALVRARKRRPGVQIALANVQDLPFRDRSFDFVIASLVFCSVEDPARGLAELHRVLRIDGQLRMLEHVRSPNPKVSRLQERLTPAWCRMTGGCRLNRDTFPLVQAAGFYVTRRVSLLDGLAEEITAVRVKK; encoded by the coding sequence GTGAAGGCGCTGCTCTATGACGCGCTGATGGCTCCTCTCGGGTGGATGGGCCTCACCGAGGCCCGTCAGCGCCTCGTGGCCGGGGTCCACAGCAAGGTCCTCGAGGTGGGCGCCGGCACCGGGCTCGCCCTGCCCGGCTACCCCGAGGATGTCGACTCCATCACCGCCCTCGACATCGACCCCGACGCCCTGGTGCGCGCCCGCAAGCGCCGCCCGGGCGTTCAAATCGCCCTGGCCAATGTGCAGGACCTGCCCTTCCGCGACAGGTCCTTCGACTTCGTCATCGCCAGCCTCGTCTTCTGCAGCGTGGAGGATCCGGCGCGCGGCCTGGCGGAGCTCCACCGCGTCCTGCGCATCGATGGCCAGCTGCGCATGCTCGAGCATGTGCGCTCTCCCAACCCCAAGGTCTCCCGCCTCCAGGAGCGACTCACCCCCGCCTGGTGCCGCATGACGGGCGGGTGCCGGCTCAACCGCGACACCTTTCCGCTCGTCCAGGCCGCGGGTTTCTATGTGACCCGCCGCGTCTCGCTGCTCGACGGATTGGCCGAGGAGATCACCGCCGTCCGCGTGAAGAAATGA
- a CDS encoding alpha/beta fold hydrolase, with the protein MQLSTGVELRYVEQGSPGGEAVLFLHGYTDSHHSFDLSLPHLPSRYRAYALDQRGHGDSQRPACCYTQQDFAADVAAFMDAMRISRATLVGHSMGSFIAQQVALAFPQRVEALVLIGSAPTGNNAVIRGLNDFVVTLEDPVDPGFVHEFQASTVFQPVPDSYLNTLVSESLKVPARVWKDALAGLIAEDHSARLGQIAAPTLIVGGDQDSIFSVAEQQALAAAIPGARLVLYPQVGHAPHAEVPQRFVKDLTDFLHAVR; encoded by the coding sequence GTGCAACTGAGCACCGGTGTCGAGCTGAGATATGTGGAGCAGGGCAGCCCCGGCGGAGAGGCCGTCCTCTTCCTCCACGGATATACGGACTCCCATCACTCCTTCGATTTGTCCCTGCCGCACCTGCCAAGTCGCTACCGCGCCTATGCGCTGGACCAGCGCGGCCACGGTGACTCGCAGCGCCCCGCGTGCTGCTACACCCAGCAGGACTTCGCCGCCGATGTGGCCGCCTTCATGGATGCGATGCGCATCTCGCGCGCCACGCTCGTGGGCCACTCCATGGGCAGCTTCATCGCCCAGCAGGTAGCCTTGGCCTTTCCCCAGCGCGTCGAGGCGCTGGTCCTCATCGGCTCGGCCCCCACTGGCAACAACGCGGTGATTCGCGGGCTCAACGACTTCGTCGTCACCCTGGAGGACCCCGTCGATCCGGGCTTCGTTCACGAGTTCCAGGCGAGCACCGTCTTCCAGCCCGTCCCCGACTCCTATCTGAATACCCTCGTCTCCGAGAGCCTGAAGGTCCCCGCCCGCGTCTGGAAGGACGCGCTGGCCGGCCTCATCGCCGAGGACCACTCGGCGCGGCTGGGCCAAATCGCCGCGCCCACGCTCATCGTCGGCGGAGACCAGGACTCCATCTTCTCCGTGGCCGAGCAGCAGGCGCTCGCGGCCGCCATCCCCGGCGCCCGGCTCGTGCTCTACCCTCAGGTCGGCCACGCCCCGCACGCCGAGGTGCCTCAGCGCTTCGTGAAGGACCTCACGGACTTCCTGCACGCGGTGCGCTGA
- a CDS encoding rhodanese-like domain-containing protein, translated as MTPKELSEKARQLVSEGAVLLDVRTPEEFRQGHPEQARNIPVQELPQRLGELGPPGTKVVVYCASGGRSAMATSFLNRSGYQDVFDLKSVAYW; from the coding sequence ATGACTCCGAAAGAGCTCTCCGAGAAGGCCCGGCAGCTCGTCTCCGAAGGCGCGGTGCTGCTGGATGTGCGCACGCCGGAGGAGTTCCGGCAGGGCCACCCCGAGCAGGCGCGCAACATCCCCGTGCAGGAACTGCCCCAGCGGCTGGGAGAGCTGGGGCCGCCGGGCACCAAGGTGGTGGTGTACTGCGCCAGCGGGGGCCGCAGCGCGATGGCCACCAGCTTTCTGAACCGCAGCGGCTACCAGGACGTCTTCGACCTGAAATCCGTCGCGTACTGGTAG
- a CDS encoding sensor histidine kinase, producing the protein MAITWPAALIGLTFGVMMAYVPYEFGVASFRPLYPYVRQIGITYLASSLALLGAMLYPHAPRWLDVLGRLGFIAVTTVYWWVLNVLSGSFTGTLLYPLLFTGLALEARPAMRRQPLFRLFAAVVGVLFGGTMVLAPERFPAAIYSHLSPVLELTGLLFMASGFALLLPRNPSRPWLPRAAAGALAVPFGLLAWALGRGHFWMGMAVYVILALGCVAEAVTWRPRAPRTVGWKLLRGLAFAGLVPLLALGGLASFLAQRAIEAQVRDDTVRAALSEADFLRRHVEASREALLLLRDSPGFSAAFAQGDRAQLEPYLSNFASHKRSFDAILALDARGSVLASSSSSPEGLRVLPLLGPGTTVSPPFMGPGRRPQVAVPLPLTVGGEHQGLLVALLSLERLSSAPSPTAKRFRVQVLDRRTLRVLRDTTGGAPLLSEARLPTPLAAAVAHSGLRALEAFDAGDRHILGAAAPVPNTPWSVVVTQELNVAYAAITEMSAAVVGLLVSGVLLALALSQVVARDVICRLTALREATAALAAGDVERRVEAEEDDELGELAAGFNEMVARIGTAQAELREAVRTREEFLCVASHELRTPLTPLKGFASLTLQRLEKCADFPEREWLLKALRSMSRQTQRLGRLVDDLLDTARIQSGRLELNCQPVDLLPVVHEVLERFEPRGSQGLRFELEPPPGSLQGVWDEARLDQVLTNLLSNAVRYSPQGGTVRISFDLSSSHVELRVRDEGIGIPPESVTRLFHPFCRASNATPRHFGGLGLGLFICREIIERHGGTIWAESPGPQQGSCFHVRLPRVAPRAPSPPPETSSSSGTASRAA; encoded by the coding sequence TTGGCCATCACCTGGCCCGCGGCGCTCATCGGCCTGACGTTCGGCGTGATGATGGCCTACGTGCCCTACGAGTTCGGCGTGGCCTCGTTCCGGCCCCTCTACCCCTATGTGAGGCAGATAGGCATCACCTACCTGGCCAGCAGCCTGGCCCTGCTGGGTGCCATGCTCTACCCCCACGCGCCCCGCTGGCTGGATGTGCTGGGCCGCCTGGGCTTCATCGCCGTCACCACCGTGTACTGGTGGGTGCTCAATGTCCTCAGCGGCAGCTTCACGGGCACCCTCCTGTATCCCCTGCTCTTCACGGGCCTCGCGCTGGAGGCCCGGCCCGCGATGCGGCGACAGCCGCTGTTCCGCCTCTTCGCCGCCGTCGTTGGCGTGCTGTTCGGCGGGACGATGGTGCTGGCTCCCGAGCGCTTTCCGGCCGCCATCTATTCGCACCTGTCTCCCGTGCTGGAGCTCACGGGCCTGCTCTTCATGGCCTCGGGGTTCGCCCTGCTGCTGCCGCGCAACCCCTCTCGCCCGTGGCTGCCCCGCGCGGCGGCGGGCGCCCTGGCCGTGCCCTTCGGCCTGCTGGCCTGGGCCCTCGGCCGAGGCCACTTCTGGATGGGCATGGCCGTGTACGTCATCCTCGCGCTCGGGTGCGTGGCCGAGGCGGTGACCTGGCGGCCTCGCGCGCCTCGCACCGTGGGCTGGAAGCTGCTGCGCGGCCTGGCCTTCGCGGGCCTGGTGCCGCTGCTCGCGCTGGGGGGGCTCGCCTCGTTCCTTGCCCAGCGCGCCATCGAGGCCCAGGTGCGCGACGACACGGTGCGCGCGGCCTTGAGCGAGGCGGACTTCCTGCGGCGCCACGTGGAGGCCTCGCGCGAGGCCCTGCTGCTGCTGCGCGACTCTCCGGGCTTCAGCGCCGCCTTCGCCCAGGGGGATCGCGCCCAGCTCGAGCCCTACCTGTCCAACTTCGCCTCGCACAAGAGAAGCTTCGACGCCATCCTCGCCCTGGATGCGCGAGGCTCGGTGCTGGCCAGCTCCTCCTCGAGCCCGGAAGGACTCCGCGTCCTGCCGCTGCTGGGCCCCGGCACCACCGTCTCTCCTCCCTTCATGGGCCCGGGTCGTCGCCCTCAAGTCGCCGTGCCCTTGCCCCTCACCGTGGGCGGCGAGCACCAGGGACTGCTGGTGGCACTGCTGTCGCTGGAGCGGCTGTCATCGGCCCCCTCTCCGACCGCCAAGCGCTTCCGAGTGCAGGTGCTGGACCGGCGCACCCTGCGGGTGCTGCGCGATACCACGGGGGGAGCCCCGCTGCTGAGCGAGGCCCGGCTGCCCACACCCCTGGCCGCGGCGGTGGCCCACTCGGGCCTCCGGGCGCTGGAGGCCTTCGACGCGGGGGACCGTCACATCCTCGGCGCCGCCGCGCCCGTGCCCAATACTCCCTGGAGCGTGGTGGTTACCCAGGAGCTGAACGTGGCCTATGCCGCCATCACCGAGATGAGCGCCGCGGTCGTGGGGCTGCTGGTGTCGGGGGTGCTGCTGGCGCTGGCGCTCTCGCAGGTGGTGGCCCGGGATGTCATCTGCCGCCTGACGGCGCTGCGCGAGGCCACCGCCGCGCTGGCCGCTGGTGACGTAGAGCGGCGCGTGGAGGCCGAGGAGGATGACGAGCTGGGCGAGCTGGCCGCCGGCTTCAACGAGATGGTGGCTCGCATCGGCACCGCCCAGGCGGAGCTGCGCGAGGCCGTACGCACCCGCGAGGAGTTCCTCTGCGTGGCCAGCCATGAGCTGCGCACCCCGCTCACGCCCCTCAAGGGCTTCGCCAGCCTCACGCTGCAGCGGCTGGAGAAGTGCGCGGACTTCCCCGAGCGCGAGTGGCTGCTCAAGGCCCTGCGCTCCATGTCCCGGCAGACCCAGCGGCTGGGACGGCTGGTGGATGATCTGCTCGACACGGCCCGCATCCAGTCCGGGCGCCTGGAGCTGAACTGCCAGCCGGTGGATCTGCTCCCCGTGGTGCATGAGGTGCTCGAGCGCTTCGAGCCCCGTGGCTCCCAGGGGCTGCGCTTCGAGCTCGAGCCCCCGCCCGGCTCGCTCCAGGGTGTCTGGGACGAGGCGCGGTTGGATCAGGTGCTCACCAACCTGCTCAGCAACGCCGTGCGCTACTCACCGCAGGGCGGCACCGTGCGCATCTCCTTCGACCTGAGCTCCTCCCACGTGGAGCTGCGCGTGCGTGACGAAGGCATCGGCATTCCTCCGGAGAGCGTGACGCGGCTGTTCCACCCCTTCTGCCGCGCCTCCAACGCCACCCCTCGCCACTTCGGAGGGCTCGGCCTGGGCCTGTTCATCTGCCGGGAGATCATCGAGCGCCATGGCGGCACCATCTGGGCCGAGAGCCCTGGCCCCCAGCAGGGCAGCTGCTTCCACGTCCGGCTGCCGCGCGTGGCGCCCCGCGCACCTTCGCCGCCGCCGGAGACATCCTCCTCGTCCGGCACCGCCTCCCGGGCGGCGTGA